Proteins from a single region of Oreochromis niloticus isolate F11D_XX linkage group LG7, O_niloticus_UMD_NMBU, whole genome shotgun sequence:
- the LOC102079147 gene encoding galanin receptor type 2, protein MAVPNTYGLIFACTCGVILGIGLCANLLVFSLFAKYNTLRKNRLDILLFSMTLADFLTLLLIPFTLHSAVSHSWPLGDISCKVYQFLLAFSLAASTYSLCAVSMTRAMIITNPYQPPTMDLVILMFVLVWALSFFISLPLRMFATKKSIGPNLTNFTFCLPTIHEHHYQVVLSQFVLYYFIPMLVIAFNYVRLALFLHKSPVMSVSSAKNTRRASVMVFLAAATFSVCWLPSYVLELCVYLGLYRHGAAWDIFYFICTVLQYLHPCVNPVLYVLLSKRYRHRRAAWLFSCNRNRVQPQVTSVTTDSL, encoded by the coding sequence ATGGCTGTTCCCAACACCTATGGGTTAATCTTTGCCTGTACCTGTGGTGTGATCCTGGGCATTGGGCTGTGTGCCAACCTGCTGGTCTTCTCTTTGTTTGCCAAGTACAACACACTGCGTAAGAACCGGCTCGATATCCTTCTGTTCAGCATGACTCTGGCTGACTTCCTAACCCTCCTGCTCATCCCCTTCACATTGCACTCTGCTGTAAGTCACTCCTGGCCTCTCGGTGACATCTCCTGCAAGGTTTACCAGTTCCTGCTAGCCTTCAGTCTGGCAGCTAGCACCTATTCGCTGTGCGCTGTGTCCATGACCCGAGCCATGATCATCACCAACCCATACCAGCCTCCCACCATGGATCTGGTCATTCTTATGTTTGTCTTGGTCTGGGCCCTCAGCTTCTTTATTAGCCTGCCTCTGCGAATGTTTGCTACCAAAAAGAGCATAGGCCCGAACCTGACAAACTTCACCTTCTGCCTTCCAACCATTCATGAGCACCACTACCAAGTGGTCCTAAGCCAGTTTGTACTTTACTACTTTATTCCGATGCTAGTCATTGCATTCAACTATGTCCGTCTGGCTCTGTTTCTCCACAAGAGTCCCGTAATGTCAGTGTCCAGTGCCAAAAACACCCGCAGAGCCTCTGTCATGGTTTTCTTGGCTGCAGCTACCTTCTCAGTGTGCTGGCTGCCTAGTTATGTGCTGGAGCTGTGTGTGTACCTGGGGCTGTATCGCCACGGAGCAGCTTGGGATATATTCTACTTTATCTGTACTGTGCTCCAGTACCTGCACCCCTGTGTCAACCCAGTGCTCTATGTGCTGCTGTCTAAGCGCTACCGCCACAGGAGGGCAGCCTGGCTCTTCAGCTGTAACAGGAACAGGGTGCAGCCGCAGGTCACCAGCGTTACCACAGACAGCCTTTAG
- the LOC100702982 gene encoding parathyroid hormone-related protein isoform X2, with product MCSIVVLHQWSLAVFLLCSPVTLDGRPVDALSSRTKRSVGHAQLMHDKGRTIHEYTRRMWLHELLEEVHTADDRAPPAQSRTSSQSFSGNHQKPSGATKDLSDRFRQDRVGPNLPQETNKAQAYKESLKVATKRKKKVRLGRRRENDKKRRRARSVLTKAPPRMAI from the exons ATGTGCTCTATAGTCGTGCTTCATCAGTGGAGTCTGGCTGTGTTCTTGCTGTGCTCTCCGGTGACTCTCGATGGGAGACCAGTTGATGCACTTAGTAGCAGAAC gAAGAGGTCAGTAGGCCACGCCCAGCTGATGCATGATAAGGGCCGGACCATACACGAGTACACGCGCCGCATGTGGCTACACGAGCTGCTGGAGGAGGTGCACACGGCTGATGATCGTGCTCCACCTGCGCAAAGCAGAACCTCGAGCCAAAGCTTCAGTGGAAACCACCAGAAGCCCTCTGGGGCCACCAAAGATCTCTCTGACAGGTTCAGGCAGGACAGAGTGGGCCCTAACCTCCCTCAGGAGACCAACAAAGCTCAGGCTTATAAGGAGTCACTTAAAGTTGCCaccaagaggaaaaaaaaggtgagGCTGGGCCGGCGTAGAGAAAACGACAAGAAGAGGAGGCGAGCACGGTCTGTCCTAACAAAGGCGCCACCACGGATGGCTatctaa